From Paenibacillus sp. GP183, one genomic window encodes:
- a CDS encoding DNA repair exonuclease encodes MKRLRFIHAADLHLDSPFKGMSVMPQQLRERVRESTFQSLNRLVKLAIHERVDFIVISGDVYDLADRSLRAQIRFQQALRQLAEHDIQAYIIHGNHDPEDGRAAKLAWPAGVHFFASDRVETVAVEKQGRGVIAQIHGISYKTAATTENLALQYRSGDQSIYQIGLLHTNVDGDPAHDNYAPCSKDDLLNSGIHYWALGHVHTRKVLHTCPAIVYPGNLQGRSIRETGPRGCYVVEVNEEGRAELTFHALDSLRWYYDKLSIQGLQSEQELRDMLEAHKESIRQTAEGRDCIIRIVLEGRGALHRLLSKGRALSELLTDLRDQEFLRAGPSEDLKSNNGGPSGFVWIETLEDRTGSELDRELLLQQKSFIGDLLRFSHSLLRDEPALRAFAGEALAALQTLPQAAGGPPALAPERLQQWLRAAEELTADLLAADGGWDG; translated from the coding sequence ATGAAGAGATTGCGATTTATCCATGCAGCTGACTTGCATCTGGATAGTCCCTTTAAAGGCATGTCGGTAATGCCGCAGCAGCTGCGTGAACGAGTCAGAGAGTCAACTTTCCAGTCGCTAAATCGGCTTGTAAAGCTGGCCATACACGAGAGAGTGGACTTCATTGTGATCAGCGGAGATGTCTACGATCTGGCAGATCGTTCACTGCGAGCGCAAATCCGCTTTCAACAAGCATTGCGGCAGCTGGCTGAACACGATATACAAGCTTATATCATCCATGGAAACCACGACCCGGAGGATGGACGCGCAGCGAAGCTGGCCTGGCCCGCTGGGGTTCATTTTTTTGCTTCTGACCGGGTGGAAACGGTTGCTGTGGAAAAACAAGGCCGTGGTGTTATTGCACAAATTCACGGCATTTCCTATAAAACCGCAGCGACAACGGAGAATCTTGCCTTACAATACAGAAGCGGCGATCAGTCTATTTATCAAATTGGCCTTCTGCACACGAATGTGGACGGCGATCCTGCTCACGATAATTATGCTCCCTGCTCCAAGGATGATTTATTAAACAGCGGAATCCATTATTGGGCGCTGGGTCATGTACATACGCGAAAAGTTCTGCATACATGCCCGGCCATCGTGTACCCCGGAAATCTGCAGGGAAGAAGCATAAGAGAGACCGGTCCTAGAGGCTGTTATGTGGTGGAAGTCAACGAAGAGGGAAGGGCAGAGCTTACCTTCCATGCCTTGGACAGCTTGCGCTGGTACTATGACAAGCTGTCGATACAAGGCTTACAGTCGGAGCAAGAGCTCCGGGACATGTTGGAGGCGCATAAAGAAAGCATCCGTCAAACTGCAGAGGGGCGGGATTGTATAATCCGCATCGTCCTCGAAGGCAGAGGAGCGCTGCATAGATTGCTCAGCAAAGGACGAGCTCTTAGTGAGCTGCTCACCGATCTTCGCGATCAGGAATTTTTGCGAGCCGGTCCAAGCGAGGATCTTAAATCCAATAACGGAGGCCCAAGCGGCTTTGTCTGGATCGAGACCCTCGAGGACCGAACCGGCAGCGAGCTCGACCGCGAGCTTCTGCTGCAGCAGAAGAGCTTCATCGGCGACCTGCTGCGTTTCTCGCACTCGCTGCTGCGCGACGAACCCGCGCTGCGCGCTTTCGCGGGCGAGGCGCTCGCCGCGCTGCAAACCCTGCCGCAAGCGGCCGGCGGCCCGCCTGCGCTTGCGCCCGAGCGGCTGCAGCAGTGGCTGCGCGCCGCTGAAGAGCTGACCGCGGACCTGCTGGCCGCGGATGGGGGGTGGGATGGATGA
- a CDS encoding glycosyltransferase family 4 protein, protein MKILQALFFPPEQPGGVSSMVPYILERFNKRGWEMELFSLPKRIRGKGIEEFEFSTFDWRQYAGNPTVDRYIQTYKDYVWWTKLRLNKTFDIIHAHHPIAALAMRQIYPDTPVIMTVHSSYERELILNGRIQENGIEHLFLTSLYGELEAKVDQIITVSNSFKHYIGEYVQDVERIGVIPNGFDEKRFRPVSHDNQVTQLITVCRLVPAKGLDTLLLACGELKKRGQSFVLHIIGDGPSREELEQLAIEQNIYEDTIFYGYMLHPEEFMPFFDVFVLPSRAEAFGSVFAEAALCYLALVGTDVGGIAEQIEHGSNGLLVPVGDHHALSQALEKVIIDPDFRHVLARSASEKAKNTYSLNRVIQQLKSVYERFQVKA, encoded by the coding sequence ATGAAAATATTGCAAGCATTGTTTTTTCCACCGGAACAGCCGGGTGGGGTTTCGTCCATGGTTCCCTATATTTTGGAACGTTTTAATAAAAGAGGCTGGGAAATGGAGCTCTTTTCCTTGCCTAAGCGAATTCGCGGTAAAGGAATCGAAGAATTCGAATTTTCAACCTTCGATTGGCGTCAATATGCAGGGAACCCGACCGTTGACCGATACATTCAAACATACAAGGATTATGTATGGTGGACCAAGCTCAGGCTTAACAAAACGTTCGATATCATCCATGCGCACCATCCGATTGCCGCTTTGGCCATGAGACAGATTTATCCGGACACACCTGTGATCATGACCGTTCATTCCAGTTATGAACGTGAGCTTATTTTAAATGGCCGTATTCAGGAAAACGGCATTGAGCATTTGTTCCTCACTTCACTCTACGGGGAGCTGGAAGCCAAGGTCGATCAAATCATCACGGTTTCGAACTCCTTTAAACATTATATCGGTGAATATGTTCAGGATGTGGAGCGAATCGGAGTCATTCCGAACGGATTTGACGAGAAACGCTTCCGTCCCGTTTCCCATGATAATCAGGTTACTCAATTGATCACAGTGTGCCGGCTGGTTCCGGCCAAGGGACTGGATACGCTGCTGCTTGCCTGCGGCGAGCTGAAGAAACGCGGACAATCCTTCGTGCTGCATATTATCGGAGACGGTCCAAGCCGCGAAGAGCTGGAGCAGCTGGCCATCGAACAAAATATATATGAAGATACGATTTTTTATGGGTACATGCTGCACCCGGAGGAGTTCATGCCATTTTTTGATGTGTTTGTCCTGCCTTCCCGAGCTGAAGCCTTCGGCTCGGTATTTGCCGAAGCCGCCCTATGCTATCTGGCATTGGTAGGAACCGATGTAGGCGGAATCGCCGAACAAATCGAGCATGGCAGCAATGGTTTGCTCGTTCCTGTGGGCGATCATCACGCTCTCAGCCAAGCGCTGGAGAAAGTCATAATCGATCCCGACTTCCGCCATGTACTCGCAAGAAGCGCCTCTGAAAAGGCAAAGAATACCTATTCGCTGAATCGGGTTATTCAGCAATTGAAGAGCGTATATGAGAGGTTCCAGGTGAAGGCATGA
- a CDS encoding GGDEF domain-containing protein has protein sequence MKLKDLFIGPYAPVFSHVIVLVILVLMFVVSLRLYVDRRKKGYLSMTISLTILIVHYLLMIYFDFGNKREGIDNYISMLLGMVSFVLVNMGFFQIYNRAKRKHYLFFYGLIAGGFLVSLLFFYVPVFYHAGERQVYLLQGVGMEFYMFVLIFLYFYLIPPAIGQQVKYQFALSVYFTNQITHILNAYMFDASQPFLSIVENMLPIVFYFLLFLMLFERVVELIQAIYNSSITDGLTHLFNRKYFSNRVSQYIERNLPISILFSDIDNFKKLNDTKGHQMGDHVLKQVAAIMKEESEDFGIAGRYGGEEIVLMITDHSVNMDAFAERVRQRVEDETLVTVSLGYSKYDRGVTAEQLIKQADEAMYKAKTSGKNKVVRYG, from the coding sequence ATGAAGCTCAAAGATCTATTTATCGGCCCCTATGCTCCTGTTTTTTCACATGTGATTGTTCTTGTTATTCTGGTATTAATGTTTGTTGTTTCCCTTCGCCTGTATGTGGATCGCCGCAAAAAGGGTTATTTATCGATGACGATCTCGCTGACGATCCTGATCGTTCATTACCTGTTAATGATTTATTTCGATTTTGGCAACAAGCGTGAAGGAATCGACAATTATATTTCTATGCTCCTTGGCATGGTGTCTTTTGTGCTTGTAAATATGGGGTTTTTCCAGATTTATAATCGTGCTAAAAGAAAGCATTATCTGTTTTTTTACGGATTGATTGCAGGCGGCTTTCTGGTATCACTCCTGTTTTTTTATGTGCCCGTATTTTATCATGCCGGAGAACGCCAGGTTTATCTTTTACAGGGAGTAGGCATGGAGTTTTATATGTTTGTGCTGATCTTTCTATACTTCTATCTGATCCCTCCGGCAATCGGCCAACAGGTTAAATATCAATTCGCATTATCGGTCTATTTTACGAATCAAATTACTCATATTCTGAATGCTTATATGTTTGATGCTTCACAGCCCTTTTTATCCATAGTCGAAAATATGCTACCCATCGTCTTTTATTTTCTGCTCTTTTTGATGCTGTTTGAGCGGGTGGTCGAGTTGATTCAGGCGATTTATAATTCCTCGATTACCGATGGCTTGACTCATTTGTTTAACCGTAAATATTTCAGCAACCGGGTTTCCCAATACATAGAAAGAAATCTGCCTATCTCGATTTTGTTCAGTGATATCGATAATTTCAAGAAGCTCAACGATACAAAGGGGCATCAAATGGGTGACCATGTTCTCAAGCAAGTGGCAGCTATTATGAAAGAGGAAAGTGAGGATTTCGGAATTGCCGGCCGTTATGGCGGTGAAGAAATTGTCTTGATGATCACGGATCATTCCGTTAATATGGATGCTTTTGCCGAGCGTGTTCGTCAGCGTGTGGAGGATGAAACCCTCGTTACCGTTAGTTTGGGCTATAGCAAATACGACAGAGGGGTGACGGCTGAGCAGCTTATCAAGCAAGCGGATGAAGCGATGTACAAAGCCAAAACAAGCGGCAAAAACAAGGTGGTCAGATATGGTTAA
- a CDS encoding EAL domain-containing protein, with protein sequence MKDKNLYTMVLFLTGIYTTYICMGFLQSNRNWESVFLICALICIVDIAPTKSPNGLWYNGATLAILFLMYSKGISASTVPIIVSTLTFFLLASKPFYRINWYRLFSTLGMYFISMVCAATILEFTSQLPLIVQILCITFVFEYVNLIIRAGIMKFVNKIPFFSKTTLLEIIKVHVSFLVVPIFMYHLLKQTNPMDFLTEVIIAAFLMLLINFLITAFNKHIYKIEESKQRYKSLFDHNPDIVFTLDLSGKFTSVNPMFEKLLGYSQESVLDVNLLEYLKSEEKEEAVLHIKQALLGIPQQFSLSVSAKDGTIRELFATCGPTVVNDQIVGIYGIFKDITAQKEAERLIHKMAYFDAITGLPNRSKFQEYMVETLEIVRNHSLAGLMFLDLDQFKQVNDTLGHHTGDLLLVDVSKRIIQSVAEGSIVSRLGGDEFTIILPNLSSTEEAIQTAEAILKALAEPFYLQNKEIYITTSIGICIYPHHGAEVGTLIKNADASMYRAKESGGNTYHVYSHDIQEVNDAKHRIYSNLHKAIEREEFYLNFQPKLDLASGRINGMEALIRWENPELGSMSPAQFIPVAEESGLILSIGEWVLRSACAQNKSWQNDGFSPMVISVNLSSTQLQNDSLVSTIQHILQETKLDPQWLEIEITESILLHNTKHTMKVLKELKELGLSISIDDFGVGYSSLSYLKHFSFDYLKMDQSFINNLNTSPKDELIISGIIKLAHSLNIKVIAEGVESNQQLSYLREQDCDGVQGYLMSKPLSADKFIERVWGMTSSKELFHFDRYQLE encoded by the coding sequence ATGAAGGATAAAAATCTGTACACAATGGTATTATTTTTAACTGGTATTTACACAACGTACATCTGTATGGGATTTCTTCAATCCAATAGGAATTGGGAATCGGTATTTCTTATATGTGCCTTAATATGCATTGTCGATATAGCTCCAACTAAATCGCCGAATGGACTTTGGTACAATGGAGCAACACTGGCTATTCTTTTTCTGATGTATTCTAAGGGGATTTCTGCAAGCACGGTACCGATTATAGTCAGTACGCTAACGTTTTTTTTGTTAGCTTCAAAACCTTTCTATCGAATTAACTGGTACCGCTTATTTTCAACTTTAGGTATGTATTTTATTAGTATGGTGTGTGCGGCGACTATTTTAGAATTTACGAGTCAACTACCACTTATCGTTCAAATTCTTTGTATTACATTTGTTTTTGAGTACGTAAACTTAATAATACGTGCAGGAATCATGAAATTTGTAAATAAAATTCCTTTTTTTAGTAAAACAACATTATTGGAGATTATTAAAGTACATGTTTCTTTTTTAGTAGTACCAATTTTTATGTATCATCTATTGAAACAAACAAATCCGATGGATTTCCTTACTGAGGTTATTATTGCAGCCTTTCTTATGCTGCTGATTAACTTCCTAATCACAGCCTTTAACAAACATATCTATAAAATTGAAGAAAGCAAACAACGATATAAGTCTCTTTTTGACCATAATCCAGATATAGTCTTCACATTGGATCTTTCCGGTAAATTTACGAGTGTCAACCCGATGTTCGAGAAATTACTCGGCTATTCCCAAGAAAGTGTACTAGATGTTAATTTGTTAGAATATTTGAAGTCAGAAGAGAAGGAAGAAGCTGTACTTCATATCAAACAAGCGCTGCTGGGGATTCCACAGCAATTTTCTTTAAGTGTTTCTGCTAAAGATGGTACTATACGTGAGCTGTTCGCAACATGCGGTCCAACTGTTGTGAATGACCAAATTGTTGGGATCTATGGTATTTTTAAGGATATAACAGCGCAAAAGGAAGCGGAACGGTTAATTCATAAAATGGCTTACTTTGATGCCATTACAGGGTTGCCAAATCGAAGCAAATTTCAAGAATACATGGTTGAAACTTTAGAAATTGTTCGTAACCATTCATTAGCCGGCCTAATGTTTCTTGATTTGGATCAGTTCAAACAAGTAAATGATACGTTGGGCCATCATACAGGCGATCTTTTATTAGTTGATGTCTCCAAACGAATTATTCAATCAGTTGCAGAAGGTTCCATCGTATCCAGACTTGGAGGCGATGAATTTACAATTATTCTCCCGAATCTGAGCAGTACGGAAGAGGCGATACAAACAGCCGAAGCGATCTTGAAAGCATTAGCCGAACCTTTTTATCTGCAAAATAAGGAAATATACATAACGACAAGTATAGGAATTTGTATTTATCCTCATCATGGAGCAGAAGTGGGAACATTGATCAAAAATGCGGATGCATCCATGTATCGTGCCAAAGAATCAGGAGGAAACACCTACCACGTATATTCCCACGACATACAAGAGGTAAATGATGCCAAGCACAGAATATATTCTAATTTGCATAAAGCTATTGAGCGAGAAGAATTTTATTTGAACTTTCAACCTAAGTTAGATTTGGCCAGTGGCAGAATTAATGGGATGGAGGCCCTAATTCGTTGGGAAAATCCAGAATTGGGCAGCATGTCTCCCGCACAGTTCATTCCAGTTGCTGAAGAGAGTGGATTGATCCTGTCAATTGGAGAATGGGTATTAAGATCTGCTTGCGCACAAAATAAATCATGGCAAAATGACGGGTTTTCCCCAATGGTTATCTCTGTTAATCTTTCATCTACCCAATTGCAAAATGACAGTTTAGTAAGTACGATTCAGCATATTTTACAAGAAACGAAGTTAGATCCCCAGTGGCTTGAAATTGAGATTACAGAGAGCATTTTACTGCATAACACCAAGCATACGATGAAGGTATTAAAGGAATTAAAAGAGCTCGGCTTATCTATTTCCATCGATGATTTTGGAGTGGGTTACTCTTCGCTTAGCTATTTAAAGCATTTTTCATTTGACTACTTAAAAATGGATCAATCATTTATCAATAACCTAAATACGTCTCCAAAAGATGAATTGATCATAAGCGGAATAATAAAATTGGCACACAGTTTAAATATAAAAGTAATTGCCGAAGGAGTCGAATCGAATCAACAGCTTTCTTACTTGCGTGAACAAGATTGTGACGGAGTTCAAGGATATTTGATGAGCAAACCTTTATCAGCAGATAAGTTTATTGAGAGGGTATGGGGTATGACTTCTTCAAAGGAATTGTTTCATTTCGATCGTTACCAGCTAGAGTAA
- a CDS encoding DUF5317 family protein, translating to MIYFIIAGVILCLILKRNLLTIVNSVTTFKMPYLLISTFTFQILIYWLSNRTQRSYPILLELSFAVMILGLWMNRHLPGIIFICFGALLNLISIIVHGGLMPVSEKAMIISGINASHLDAPRHQLMNTSNFWWLGDWIPFIRHVISIGDVSVGFGFILFLLGITLKRDKHEG from the coding sequence ATGATCTACTTTATTATTGCAGGTGTTATACTTTGCCTGATCTTGAAACGCAATTTATTGACAATTGTTAATTCCGTTACAACATTTAAAATGCCTTATTTACTGATCAGTACTTTTACTTTTCAAATCCTCATCTATTGGTTAAGCAATAGAACACAACGTAGTTACCCTATTCTACTTGAACTTTCGTTTGCTGTTATGATCTTAGGTTTATGGATGAACAGGCATTTACCAGGAATTATTTTTATATGTTTTGGGGCTCTGCTTAATCTAATATCAATTATCGTACACGGTGGTTTAATGCCGGTTTCTGAAAAAGCTATGATTATTTCTGGTATTAATGCTTCTCATCTTGATGCACCTCGACATCAATTAATGAATACATCCAATTTTTGGTGGTTGGGAGATTGGATTCCCTTTATCCGACATGTAATAAGTATAGGGGATGTTTCTGTAGGCTTCGGGTTTATTCTGTTTCTATTAGGAATCACTTTAAAGAGGGATAAACATGAAGGATAA
- a CDS encoding helix-turn-helix transcriptional regulator codes for MRIVARSDVFIRARIIKGYSQRELAKHSGLSHSFISLLERSVKPVGPGTARKLSDLLGKEMEELFHFER; via the coding sequence ATGAGAATCGTGGCGAGATCCGATGTGTTCATTCGAGCAAGAATAATCAAAGGCTACTCGCAGCGAGAATTGGCTAAGCATTCAGGTCTGAGTCATTCCTTTATCAGCCTGCTTGAGCGGTCTGTGAAGCCTGTGGGTCCAGGCACCGCCAGGAAGCTGAGCGATCTGCTCGGCAAGGAAATGGAGGAATTGTTCCATTTCGAGCGTTAA